A portion of the Drosophila sechellia strain sech25 chromosome 2R, ASM438219v1, whole genome shotgun sequence genome contains these proteins:
- the LOC6615313 gene encoding uncharacterized protein LOC6615313, giving the protein MLIYFIYSVLEAIANGIYTTVATISSIEQALINLMMSTFLFVLGIACHPVMVIPMMLGGYYILRNFWNRRTKTPGLQSSIDGDAGLITAGARKEPRIPSYRSFAVGIDAPNDN; this is encoded by the exons ATGCTGATCTACTTTATTTATAGTGTGCTTGAAGCCATTGCGAATGGGATTTACACAACAGTGGCCACCATTTCGAGCATTGAAC AGGCCCTAATCAACCTGATGATGTCCACATTTTTGTTTGTGCTTGGAATAGCATGTCACCCGGTAATGGTGATTCCCATGATGCTAGGGGGCTACTATATACTACGCAACTTTTGGAATCGTCGGACCAAGACCCCAGGGCTGCAGAGTTCCATAGATGGCGATGCTGGATTGATCACGGCAGGAGCACGTAAAGAGCCACGTATTCCCTCTTATCGCAGCTTCGCTGTTGGCATTGACGCTCCCAATGACAACTAA
- the LOC6615314 gene encoding macoilin isoform X2, with protein MKRRNADCGKLRRPIKRNKITEGMYGSTTVLYMKFLILWAIVMVADFMFMFRFEFLWPFWLLLRSVHDSFKYKGLAFSVLFVCIAITSDLVCLFFIPVHWLLFAASTYVWVQYVWHTDKGICLPTIILWMLFVYLEVGIRWKDSRHMPHLDLCRPFAAHCIGYPVVTLGFGFKSYVGYRMRQRKQREVAKDNEFYMQLLQQALPAEEAAEEAAAGATATSSTVVVANGSATTPALVASSGATAANGVLATATQAQNHHEHHHSGGAGASSSSSSNSNHHHHHHHNNSSGNSGSNHNSNSSSGGAKDNSTSESASGAAASSIAASSATGAAAAAAAAASSASTTSGSSSSSASTGKQSSSSAASAATTATSNGHAGGSRNHRRSMDKDKHRNKGDAADNEHNNGTRHGGKNSGNNYHQVDSAATATATVTATSSNSKDKDKEKSDWDSGTSYPQQQQQGGKEKHEKKASNAVPNGNANHLEDETVIVEPTPPVEKVPKGRRNRGKKDNAAKDNHSHQQQLAQQQKEKDKENTANNNNNDASSVSSSASSTSSNAIANLASKVVSKICETCLKLEADVKKYRAEISHMKQIENELRQKLDANLTSKSTLQAKQKECDDLEKRIQELNNARHTDMLNLQTVERRLNEERRQKQSLDSQLSNEKKARKVAEEKAARPECSSQCKQRRQQMDEEQKRLRGDLKQAEEAKQLAVEHGRKVEQEYRMMEAKLRNRESSQPDPEILLNALAAMQDKNATLEKNLSAETRVKLDLFSALGAAKRQIEISDNHRRSKEDEVIDLKAKIAQLLAVMPDNLCMNTGPHGPASSILRMNDTPPLQSGPGPSSPMLSLSAAQEYQQHQQHQQQHQQHQQHQQHQQHQQQQHQQHQQHQQQQHQQQHQQHQQHQQHQQHQQQGGGGPVSQQQMVPVSVAAAFQVAAANAAAANGNGGSTLDPNASVYTPKNGNMMVVSPVGMNPNGADA; from the exons ATGAAGCGACGCAACGCGGATTGTGGAAAACTTCGTCGGCCGATCAAGCGCAACAAAATCACAGAGGGAATGTACGGAAG CACAACAGTTCTGTACATGAAGTTTCTAATCCTTTGGGCCATCGTCATGGTTGCCGACTTCATGTTCATGTTCCGCTTTGAGTTCTTGTGGCCATTCTGGCTGCTCCTTCGCTCCGTGCACGATTCCTTCAAGTACAAGGGACTG GCATTCTCCGTACTGTTCGTGTGCATAGCGATAACGTCGGATCTGGTCTGTTTATTCTTCATACCCGTTCACTGGCTGCTCTTCGCAGCGAGCACTTATGTGTGGGTGCAGTACGTCTGGCATACAG ATAAGGGTATCTGTTTGCCGACCATAATACTCTGGATGTTATTTGTCTACCTGGAGGTGGGCATAAGATGGAAGGACAGTCGCCACATGCCGCACTTGGATCTCTGCCGGCCGTTCGCAGCGCACTG CATTGGCTATCCGGTTGTCACGCTTGGGTTTGGCTTCAAAAGCTACGTGGGCTACCGCATGCGCCAGCGCAAGCAGCGCGAGGTGGCCAAGGACAACGAGTTCTACATGCAGCTCCTGCAGCAGGCTCTGCCCGCGGAGGAGGCGGCCGAGGAAGCGGCTGCGGGGGCGACAGCCACATCCAGCACCGTTGTCGTGGCCAACGGGTCTGCAACTACGCCGGCCCTGGTCGCGTCATCAGGAGCAACTGCGGCGAACGGTGTTTTGGCCACTGCCACGCAAGCACAAAACCATCATGAGCATCATCACAGCGGCGGCGCCggcgccagcagcagcagctcgaGCAATAGTaatcatcaccatcaccaccatcaTAACAACAGCAGTggcaacagcggcagcaaccaCAATAGCAACAGTAGCAGTGGCGGCGCCAAGGACAACAGTACGAGCGAGAGTGCATCGGGCGCCGCCGCGTCGTCCATTGCAGCGTCTTcagcaacaggagcagcagcagcagcagctgcagctgcgtCATCAGCGTCCACGACATCCGGCTCATCGTCGTCTTCGGCGTCGACGGGCAAGCAGTCGTCGTCGTCAGCGGCATCCGCGGCCACAACAG CAACCTCCAATGGTCACGCTGGTGGTTCAAGGAACCATCGACGCAGCATGGACAAGGATAAGCATCGCAACAAGGGTGACGCTGCTGATAATGAGCACAACAATGGAACGCGGCACGGTGGTAAAAATAGCGGCAACAACTATCACCAAGTCGATAGCGCTGCCACAGCAACCGCAACAGTAACAGCTACATCAAGTAATAGTAAGGATAAGGATAAGGAGAAGTCAGACTGGGATAGTGGCACAAGCTAtccacaacaacagcagcaggggGGAAAGGAGAAGCACG AGAAAAAGGCTAGTAACGCTGTTCCCAACGGCAATGCCAATCACCTGGAAGATGAAACGGTCATTGTGGAGCCAACACCACCTGTTGAAAAGGTGCCTAAGG GTCGACGTAATCGCGGCAAGAAGGATAATGCAGCAAAGGACAATCACAgccatcagcagcagctggctcagcaacaaaaggaaaaggaCAAGGAGAACacggccaacaacaacaataacgacGCTAGCTCAGTATCATCTTCAGCGAGCTCCACCTCCAGCAATGCCATCGCGAACCTGGCCAGCAAGGTGGTCTCCAAGATCTGTGAAACGTGTCTCAAACTGGAGGCCGATGTGAAAAAGTATCGAGCTGAAATCAGCCATATGAAGCAAATCGAAAACGAATTGCGGCAAAAGCTGGACGCCAATCTCACCAGCAAGTCAACGCTGCAGGCCAAGCAGAAGGAGTGCGACGACCTGGAGAAGCGCATCCAAGAGCTGAACAACGCCCGGCACACTGATATGCTCAATTTGCAGACAGTGGAGCGAAGACTAAACGAGGAGCGCCGCCAGAAGCAATCCCTGGACTCGCAGCTGTCCAACGAGAAGAAAGCTCGCAAGGTGGCCGAGGAGAAGGCGGCCCGTCCGGAGTGCAGTTCCCAGTGCAAACAGCGGCGCCAGCAGATGGATGAGGAGCAAAAACGACTGCGCGGTGATCTTAAGCAGGCGGAGGAGGCGAAGCAACTTGCCGTCGAACATGGACGAAAAGTGGAACAAGAG TACCGCATGATGGAGGCGAAACTGCGCAATCGGGAATCATCCCAGCCTGATCCCGAGATTCTATTGAATGCGCTGGCTGCCATGCAGGACAAGAACGCAACGCTGGAGAAGAATCTATCCGCAGAGACGAGAGTCAAGCTGGACTTGTTCTCGGCTCTGGGCGCTGCCAAGCGCCAGATTGAAATATCTGACA ACCATCGTCGCTCCAAGGAGGATGAGGTCATCGATCTCAAGGCAAAGATTGCCCAACTTCTGGCCGTGATGCCAGACAACTTGTGCATGAACACTGGCCCACATGGGCCGGCGAGCAGCATTCTGCGCATGAACGACACGCCGCCGCTGCAGTCGGGTCCCGGACCGTCCTCGCCCATGCTCAGCCTGAGCGCTGCGCAGGAGTAccaacagcatcagcagcaccagcaacagcaccagcagcatcagcaacatcagcagcaccagcagcatcagcaacagcagcaccaacagcatcagcaacatcagcagcagcagcatcagcagcagcaccagcaacatcagcagcaccaacaacaccagcagcatcagcagcagggTGGCGGTGGGCCTGTCTCCCAGCAGCAAATGGTGCCGGTCAGTGTGGCGGCTGCCTTCCAGGTGGCTGCAGCCAACGCCGCTGCTGCCAACGGAAACGGAGGCTCAACGCTAGATCCCAATGCTAGCGTTTACACGCCGAAGAATGGCAACATGATGGTGGTGTCGCCGGTGGGCATGAACCCCAACGGTGCGGATGCCTGa
- the LOC6615314 gene encoding macoilin-2 isoform X1 — protein MKRRNADCGKLRRPIKRNKITEGMYGSTTVLYMKFLILWAIVMVADFMFMFRFEFLWPFWLLLRSVHDSFKYKGLAFSVLFVCIAITSDLVCLFFIPVHWLLFAASTYVWVQYVWHTDKGICLPTIILWMLFVYLEVGIRWKDSRHMPHLDLCRPFAAHCIGYPVVTLGFGFKSYVGYRMRQRKQREVAKDNEFYMQLLQQALPAEEAAEEAAAGATATSSTVVVANGSATTPALVASSGATAANGVLATATQAQNHHEHHHSGGAGASSSSSSNSNHHHHHHHNNSSGNSGSNHNSNSSSGGAKDNSTSESASGAAASSIAASSATGAAAAAAAAASSASTTSGSSSSSASTGKQSSSSAASAATTGAATTSSTPVSDFSALAASLATQQQQHQSVATAYPATSSARSSSSTSEGVDADGCCGATSNGHAGGSRNHRRSMDKDKHRNKGDAADNEHNNGTRHGGKNSGNNYHQVDSAATATATVTATSSNSKDKDKEKSDWDSGTSYPQQQQQGGKEKHEKKASNAVPNGNANHLEDETVIVEPTPPVEKVPKGRRNRGKKDNAAKDNHSHQQQLAQQQKEKDKENTANNNNNDASSVSSSASSTSSNAIANLASKVVSKICETCLKLEADVKKYRAEISHMKQIENELRQKLDANLTSKSTLQAKQKECDDLEKRIQELNNARHTDMLNLQTVERRLNEERRQKQSLDSQLSNEKKARKVAEEKAARPECSSQCKQRRQQMDEEQKRLRGDLKQAEEAKQLAVEHGRKVEQEYRMMEAKLRNRESSQPDPEILLNALAAMQDKNATLEKNLSAETRVKLDLFSALGAAKRQIEISDNHRRSKEDEVIDLKAKIAQLLAVMPDNLCMNTGPHGPASSILRMNDTPPLQSGPGPSSPMLSLSAAQEYQQHQQHQQQHQQHQQHQQHQQHQQQQHQQHQQHQQQQHQQQHQQHQQHQQHQQHQQQGGGGPVSQQQMVPVSVAAAFQVAAANAAAANGNGGSTLDPNASVYTPKNGNMMVVSPVGMNPNGADA, from the exons ATGAAGCGACGCAACGCGGATTGTGGAAAACTTCGTCGGCCGATCAAGCGCAACAAAATCACAGAGGGAATGTACGGAAG CACAACAGTTCTGTACATGAAGTTTCTAATCCTTTGGGCCATCGTCATGGTTGCCGACTTCATGTTCATGTTCCGCTTTGAGTTCTTGTGGCCATTCTGGCTGCTCCTTCGCTCCGTGCACGATTCCTTCAAGTACAAGGGACTG GCATTCTCCGTACTGTTCGTGTGCATAGCGATAACGTCGGATCTGGTCTGTTTATTCTTCATACCCGTTCACTGGCTGCTCTTCGCAGCGAGCACTTATGTGTGGGTGCAGTACGTCTGGCATACAG ATAAGGGTATCTGTTTGCCGACCATAATACTCTGGATGTTATTTGTCTACCTGGAGGTGGGCATAAGATGGAAGGACAGTCGCCACATGCCGCACTTGGATCTCTGCCGGCCGTTCGCAGCGCACTG CATTGGCTATCCGGTTGTCACGCTTGGGTTTGGCTTCAAAAGCTACGTGGGCTACCGCATGCGCCAGCGCAAGCAGCGCGAGGTGGCCAAGGACAACGAGTTCTACATGCAGCTCCTGCAGCAGGCTCTGCCCGCGGAGGAGGCGGCCGAGGAAGCGGCTGCGGGGGCGACAGCCACATCCAGCACCGTTGTCGTGGCCAACGGGTCTGCAACTACGCCGGCCCTGGTCGCGTCATCAGGAGCAACTGCGGCGAACGGTGTTTTGGCCACTGCCACGCAAGCACAAAACCATCATGAGCATCATCACAGCGGCGGCGCCggcgccagcagcagcagctcgaGCAATAGTaatcatcaccatcaccaccatcaTAACAACAGCAGTggcaacagcggcagcaaccaCAATAGCAACAGTAGCAGTGGCGGCGCCAAGGACAACAGTACGAGCGAGAGTGCATCGGGCGCCGCCGCGTCGTCCATTGCAGCGTCTTcagcaacaggagcagcagcagcagcagctgcagctgcgtCATCAGCGTCCACGACATCCGGCTCATCGTCGTCTTCGGCGTCGACGGGCAAGCAGTCGTCGTCGTCAGCGGCATCCGCGGCCACAACAGGTGCAGCAACCACTTCTTCCACTCCCGTCTCAGATTTCTCTGCTTTGGCTGCAAGTCTGGcgacacagcagcagcaacatcagtcGGTGGCGACAGCATACCCGGCTACTTCTTCCGCCCGTTCTTCCTCCTCTACTTCCGAAGGTGTCGATGCTGACGGTTGTTGTGGTG CAACCTCCAATGGTCACGCTGGTGGTTCAAGGAACCATCGACGCAGCATGGACAAGGATAAGCATCGCAACAAGGGTGACGCTGCTGATAATGAGCACAACAATGGAACGCGGCACGGTGGTAAAAATAGCGGCAACAACTATCACCAAGTCGATAGCGCTGCCACAGCAACCGCAACAGTAACAGCTACATCAAGTAATAGTAAGGATAAGGATAAGGAGAAGTCAGACTGGGATAGTGGCACAAGCTAtccacaacaacagcagcaggggGGAAAGGAGAAGCACG AGAAAAAGGCTAGTAACGCTGTTCCCAACGGCAATGCCAATCACCTGGAAGATGAAACGGTCATTGTGGAGCCAACACCACCTGTTGAAAAGGTGCCTAAGG GTCGACGTAATCGCGGCAAGAAGGATAATGCAGCAAAGGACAATCACAgccatcagcagcagctggctcagcaacaaaaggaaaaggaCAAGGAGAACacggccaacaacaacaataacgacGCTAGCTCAGTATCATCTTCAGCGAGCTCCACCTCCAGCAATGCCATCGCGAACCTGGCCAGCAAGGTGGTCTCCAAGATCTGTGAAACGTGTCTCAAACTGGAGGCCGATGTGAAAAAGTATCGAGCTGAAATCAGCCATATGAAGCAAATCGAAAACGAATTGCGGCAAAAGCTGGACGCCAATCTCACCAGCAAGTCAACGCTGCAGGCCAAGCAGAAGGAGTGCGACGACCTGGAGAAGCGCATCCAAGAGCTGAACAACGCCCGGCACACTGATATGCTCAATTTGCAGACAGTGGAGCGAAGACTAAACGAGGAGCGCCGCCAGAAGCAATCCCTGGACTCGCAGCTGTCCAACGAGAAGAAAGCTCGCAAGGTGGCCGAGGAGAAGGCGGCCCGTCCGGAGTGCAGTTCCCAGTGCAAACAGCGGCGCCAGCAGATGGATGAGGAGCAAAAACGACTGCGCGGTGATCTTAAGCAGGCGGAGGAGGCGAAGCAACTTGCCGTCGAACATGGACGAAAAGTGGAACAAGAG TACCGCATGATGGAGGCGAAACTGCGCAATCGGGAATCATCCCAGCCTGATCCCGAGATTCTATTGAATGCGCTGGCTGCCATGCAGGACAAGAACGCAACGCTGGAGAAGAATCTATCCGCAGAGACGAGAGTCAAGCTGGACTTGTTCTCGGCTCTGGGCGCTGCCAAGCGCCAGATTGAAATATCTGACA ACCATCGTCGCTCCAAGGAGGATGAGGTCATCGATCTCAAGGCAAAGATTGCCCAACTTCTGGCCGTGATGCCAGACAACTTGTGCATGAACACTGGCCCACATGGGCCGGCGAGCAGCATTCTGCGCATGAACGACACGCCGCCGCTGCAGTCGGGTCCCGGACCGTCCTCGCCCATGCTCAGCCTGAGCGCTGCGCAGGAGTAccaacagcatcagcagcaccagcaacagcaccagcagcatcagcaacatcagcagcaccagcagcatcagcaacagcagcaccaacagcatcagcaacatcagcagcagcagcatcagcagcagcaccagcaacatcagcagcaccaacaacaccagcagcatcagcagcagggTGGCGGTGGGCCTGTCTCCCAGCAGCAAATGGTGCCGGTCAGTGTGGCGGCTGCCTTCCAGGTGGCTGCAGCCAACGCCGCTGCTGCCAACGGAAACGGAGGCTCAACGCTAGATCCCAATGCTAGCGTTTACACGCCGAAGAATGGCAACATGATGGTGGTGTCGCCGGTGGGCATGAACCCCAACGGTGCGGATGCCTGa